The sequence CGTTACGCCGTTTAACCATGGCCGCCGCTCAAATCGGGCGAGGCGACTTAACCACGCCAGTTGCTCCAGCCAAAGGCGTTGAAGTGGGCATGTTGGCGGGCACATTGGAGGATATGCGCCAGCGTTTGCGTGGCCTGACCGCCGATTTACAACGCCAGCAAGCCGAGGCCAACGCGATTTTGGCTGGTATCGTCGAAGGTGTATTCACGGTGGATCGTGATCGGCGGATTCGCTATTTGAACCAACAAGCCGCCAGCATGCTTGGCATCGAGCCAGAGCAGGCAATTGGCCGCTTTTGTGGCGATGTATTGCAACCACAATTAGTCGATGGCGTGCGTCCCTGCGAGCAGGCTTGTCCAATTATTCATGCGCGGTTTCGCGGCCAAGCCCAAGCCACCGAACATTTACAATTGCTTGATGGCCGCCGCCGCACCGTGATTATTACCAGCGCTGGCGATGCTGAGCAAAACCATGTGCAAGTGATGCGCGATGAAACCGATATTGAAACCTCACGGCGCTTGCGTGACACAATTCTCGCCACAATCTCGCACGAATTTCGCACCCCGTTATCAGCCCAATTAGCCTCGTTGGAATTGCTGCTTGATCAATTGCCGCAACTATCGACTGCCCAGATTCGCCAATTAATCGTATCACTACAGCGTGGAGCCTTGCGTTTAACCTATTTGATCGATAATTTACTGGAAAGTGCGCGGATTGAAGCAGGCCAATTGACGATTCGGCGCAGCGAAATTGCGCTTGATGGCGTAGTTGAGGCCGCCGTCGAATTGATGTTGCCCTTGATCGAACAGCGCCGCCAGCAGGTCGAGGTCGATTTGCCTTATCCGCTACCGAATGTCGCTGGCGATGCCACCCGATTAACTCAAGTATTTGTTAATTTGCTAGCCAATGCCAGCAAATTCTCGCCACCTGATACGACAATTGCGATTGGCGGCGAAGTAACCAGCGACCATTTGCTGGTATGGGTCGAGGATGAAGGGCCAGGCATGCCGCCATCGCCCAGCGAATCGCCGTTTCGCTTGTTTGTGCGCGGGCGCAACGAGCCAGAGCAAAGCGGTGCAGGCTTGGGCTTGTGGATTGTTCAATCAATTATTGAGCGCCACAATGGCCAGATTCATGTACCAGCCCGCAGCCTTGGCACGCGAATTGTGATTGAATTACCCAGAGGAACTGATGAAGATTTTAGTCGTTGATGATGATGCTGAATTGCGCGGATTAATTGGTTTTGCCTTGAGCCAAGCAGGTTATGCGGTAGTGCAAGCAGCTGATGGCACGCAAGCATTAACCCAATTTGCTGCTGAACAACCTGAATTAGTAATTCTCGATGTGAATATGCCTGGTTTGGATGGATTTGAAGTTTGTCGGCGCATCCGTGCCCAGTCGGCAGTGCCGGTCATGCTCCTAACTGTGCGCAACAGCGAAGATGATCTGATTCGCGGCTTGGATGGTGGCGCTGATGATTATCTCAACAAGCCGTTTAGCCCGCGCACTCTGACGGCGCGAGTGCGTGCGCTGTTGCGGCGCGTTGGCGGCGAACGGCCAACACCGTTGCAACAAGGCGATTTAGTGCTCGATACCGAGCGCCAAAGCGTTAGCCGCGAAGGCTTGGGCTTTGTCGCCTTGACCAATCGTGAATTTCGTTTGCTGCAATATTTATTGGCCAATGCTGGGCGGGTCGTTAGCAACGAGCAAGTCACAATCCACGTTTGGGGCCATCATGGAATTGGCGATCGCACCTTATTGAAACAATTGGTGCATCGTTTACGCCAAAAAATCGAGCCAAACCCCGCCGAACCCCAATATTTGGTTACGATCCCCAGTGTTGGCTATATATTGCAGCCCAACGGCGCAAGCTAGAGCTGCATCAAACCCCAGCCAACCAACGTACAAGCTGCGACTATTTGGGAGAGAACAATGAAACGTAGTCAGACATTGATGTACGCAGCTGTTGCGCTTGGTGGTGCAGGTATGGTCATCGAGCGCTCAATCAATCTTTTCAATAGTAGCTCGCTTGAGGTAGCTTTGTTTGGGGTTGCCATGCTTGGTTGGAGCTTATGGGTTACGAGCCATATCGGCTACTACTGGCTTTTCATGCGCCAATATAGAGCCACAGAAACCGAACCACGGCCAACCCTTGAACGATTTAACTCATGGCTCAACCCTACCCAGCAACGGGTTTTGATTATATTGCAGGCTAGCTCGGTTGGATTTGGGATGTTGTGGTTATTGAGTAAGTGGTTGCTCTAAAATAACCGCAGCATTTGGAGAAAACGATGAAATATTTAAAGCACATTCTATTTGGCTTGGTTGGATTTTTCGGCATAACTTTAGCGCTGACCAGCAGTTCATTTTGGCAAAATGGTGAGTTAACTGCTGGCCTGAGAATGCTAATTGATAGTTTGCCAGGCGTGATGTTGATATTTGCCAGCTATGTGCATGCCCGCTATCACCCGCGCTATCGCCAAGATCGCCAGCCAATCAAGCAAGCTGGTGGGCTTTGGCCCGATTGGCTACCAGATTATGCTTTTAAAACCTTGGCGGGCTTGGCATTAGTACAAGGCTTGTTGATTATTAGTCTATCAATCATCAAATAAGCCCGTTGCGCGATACGACATTGTATCGCGCAAGTTTGTTACAACGTTTCTAAAACCCGAATGACCTCATTTTGGTCGGGCTGTTGGCCGGGGTTAGTCACCGAAACATGGCGAATAATGCCAGCTTTATCAATGACAAAGACCGCCCGATTGGTAAACCCTTCAGGTCGCAACACGCCATAGGCCTCGGAAACATGGCGCTGATAATCGCTCAGCAACTGATATTCTAGCCCAAGTTGCTCGGAAAAGGCTTTATGCGACCACTTGCTATCGGTGCTAATGCCAAAAATCTCGGTATCGCGTTGATCAAACTCAGGCTTGCGAGCTTGATAGCTGGGCAATTGCAACGAACAAACAGGGCTGAAATCTAATGGATAAAACAAAAGCACAACGTTTTTTTGGCTTTGGAAGTCGGCCAAGTGTACATCGCCTTCAGTGCCCGTTAATGTCCAATCGGGGGCTTGATCGCCCACTTTGAGGGTGGTACTATCCACGCGCAGCGCTCCTTAAAATGACACACTCTAAGGCTTACATTATACTCCGCATTGGAGTTAGGTGAGAGGAATTATGACAAGTCCAATATCAACAATTATTGAACAGGTTGCCCATGGCAATCTCAAAACCTTAAGGGCTGAGCAAATTGAGCTACACGCAGCCTATTTGTTAGTCGATCAGGCGATCTTTATGTGGGTGAGCCTCGTTAAAATCGCCCAAGTCACCGTTTACAAGGCTTTTCCGACCAAGCAATTGCTAATTTCAAGCGCAGTTTTAACCATGCTTATGGGGCTAAAGCAACCGATCTTGATTGAGCCAGCCCAAAATATCTTATCGGCTGGCCTGATTTTGCGGATCGTCTATCTCTTTTACGATTATTTAGGCTGGCGCGATCAGGCGGGGTTGCTGATTATGCCGATGACGGATTTCGCTACTGAAAAAGATGCCGCAATTATAGTGATCCATGAAAATCCTGAGTTTATTGGCCAAATGCTTGAGACGATCAAACAAGCCTTGACTCAGCCTGAAGTAGCTTCTTACACAATTGATTGTAAAACACAAATGATTAAAGCTTTATAAGTTTGGAATCACCACCCCTCTGCCCCGCCTCAAGGCGGGGAACGCAGGGTGTTTTCATCCCCCTGCACCCCCTAAAGGAGAATTTTCGGATGCTTGCGGTTCTAAGCTTTACTCAAAAGCTGGGATGATTTATTGAATTGCAATCCAAATTTCGGCCTGATCAGGCTGGGCAAAATCATAGTATTCAAAATCGGCGGTATAGCTGCGTTGATGTGGCTGGGGTTGACTAAAATACTCCCAAATTTGCAGCCACAGCCCAATCACATCGCTCGGTTGGGTAATTGTGCCCTGCCAACGAAGATAGCGTTGGGGTGGAATTGTAACCTGACTTAAGCCATCGCCAAGGGTTTGATCGCCACTCACAGCATGACCAACGATCAGATCATATTCGCCTTGATGATCGCTGGCATAGTTGGTATACACCCCATAGCGGCTGGTTAAATCGGCGTTAGCCAGTTGTTGGCTAATATTTTCGCCAAAAAAGCGCTGATAGAGCGGGCCAA comes from Chloroflexota bacterium and encodes:
- a CDS encoding redoxin domain-containing protein — its product is MDSTTLKVGDQAPDWTLTGTEGDVHLADFQSQKNVVLLFYPLDFSPVCSLQLPSYQARKPEFDQRDTEIFGISTDSKWSHKAFSEQLGLEYQLLSDYQRHVSEAYGVLRPEGFTNRAVFVIDKAGIIRHVSVTNPGQQPDQNEVIRVLETL
- a CDS encoding response regulator transcription factor, encoding MKILVVDDDAELRGLIGFALSQAGYAVVQAADGTQALTQFAAEQPELVILDVNMPGLDGFEVCRRIRAQSAVPVMLLTVRNSEDDLIRGLDGGADDYLNKPFSPRTLTARVRALLRRVGGERPTPLQQGDLVLDTERQSVSREGLGFVALTNREFRLLQYLLANAGRVVSNEQVTIHVWGHHGIGDRTLLKQLVHRLRQKIEPNPAEPQYLVTIPSVGYILQPNGAS
- a CDS encoding GyrI-like domain-containing protein — encoded protein: MQVYERAGLTIAGLATRTTNQAEADPRTGLIGPLYQRFFGENISQQLANADLTSRYGVYTNYASDHQGEYDLIVGHAVSGDQTLGDGLSQVTIPPQRYLRWQGTITQPSDVIGLWLQIWEYFSQPQPHQRSYTADFEYYDFAQPDQAEIWIAIQ
- a CDS encoding HAMP domain-containing protein, giving the protein MQLRPKIRLPTLLIGVNLAVLIIAIVGIATVAIGLLLELGDDQGLARVRQGVAIAQNDVQRSGNEVLTTAQLLAERPTLARLLQTNDQVALEDFLGQFQATSELAGCAIYQDGQLLIAVGTEIPAMPALDNRALLLDGALLGLAARVPLATDPSVIVAVWIELDQQYQTELSTILSLPVAIVPQQRLTNPNDPLTATQAAALTTNTITDSYLREQHHYIASAPLLASTGQPIGVVSVTLPDTQIRNSAQRLSEVLLTIALVGGVLAFGLNLLVGRYVGWPLRRLTMAAAQIGRGDLTTPVAPAKGVEVGMLAGTLEDMRQRLRGLTADLQRQQAEANAILAGIVEGVFTVDRDRRIRYLNQQAASMLGIEPEQAIGRFCGDVLQPQLVDGVRPCEQACPIIHARFRGQAQATEHLQLLDGRRRTVIITSAGDAEQNHVQVMRDETDIETSRRLRDTILATISHEFRTPLSAQLASLELLLDQLPQLSTAQIRQLIVSLQRGALRLTYLIDNLLESARIEAGQLTIRRSEIALDGVVEAAVELMLPLIEQRRQQVEVDLPYPLPNVAGDATRLTQVFVNLLANASKFSPPDTTIAIGGEVTSDHLLVWVEDEGPGMPPSPSESPFRLFVRGRNEPEQSGAGLGLWIVQSIIERHNGQIHVPARSLGTRIVIELPRGTDEDFSR